AAACCTATAACTGTGAGACTCGTCTGCGCGGATGCGCCGGAGGCAGCACAAGCAGGTGGCAAGGAATCAGCCGCACGCCTCAGTCAACTCCTACCCAAGAATCAAAGCGTGGAGCTACGGGTAGTAGAGAAAGATCGCTACGGGCGTAGCGTGGGTGAGGTATTTAAGGGGGGTCAATCAGTTAACCTACAAATGGTACAGGAAGGTCGAGCCGTAGTTTATCGGCAGTACTTGAGCGGTTGTGCTAGCACTCAAAATCGATACCTGCAAGCAGAAGCTAAAGCCAAGCAACGCAGGCTAGCCTTTTGGAGTCAAGCAAATCCAATAATGCCCTGGGATTTTAGAGCAGGTAAACGT
This genomic interval from Trichocoleus desertorum ATA4-8-CV12 contains the following:
- a CDS encoding thermonuclease family protein, with translation MNQLLALAAAIALILPTPLLAQTNLPATVISTGDGDTLRVQVNGKPITVRLVCADAPEAAQAGGKESAARLSQLLPKNQSVELRVVEKDRYGRSVGEVFKGGQSVNLQMVQEGRAVVYRQYLSGCASTQNRYLQAEAKAKQRRLAFWSQANPIMPWDFRAGKRGTSAPAPTITRPTTPSPATQTSNCSSAYPNVCIPPGPPDLDCGQIPQKQFTVLKPDPHGFDRDGDGIGCEG